In Colwellia sp. PAMC 20917, a single genomic region encodes these proteins:
- a CDS encoding M28 family metallopeptidase, with product MKYFHRSVLPCLLSSSLLLVTSCSLSSEQAKTDNNETAAYTYLKELVSPTEGIGAREAGTIKEQQTARYIKTKFEKFGYRVTEQNFSYNSRKMVGESKNIIAEFGDVTKPTIILGAHYDSTAMKTGSMGATDNGAGVAAMLAIAQALTTKMPNNYSIRFIAFGAEEIGLQGSNYYVNDLLTHNKLDNIAAMINFDTIAGGDKVYVHSAHTQAYDDCKSETYNSDTFMRNALLKASIKVLGEQNKYVIHPDYEGYPEGVTGSWSDHASFACAGIPIAYVESTNFSINGQNGFDGYSQSTAKKLWTCYDKKNSTACDNKAEKNWGNIWHTQFDRLDKLDEIFPGRVKQQLNNNVEVLIELLADPDKYLPAK from the coding sequence ATGAAATATTTCCATCGCTCAGTGCTACCTTGTTTGCTTTCTAGCTCTTTATTGCTCGTAACATCTTGCTCGTTATCAAGCGAACAAGCCAAAACAGATAACAATGAAACTGCTGCTTATACCTATCTTAAAGAACTTGTTTCACCCACCGAAGGTATAGGTGCTCGCGAAGCTGGAACGATAAAAGAACAGCAAACAGCCCGCTATATTAAAACTAAATTTGAAAAGTTTGGTTATCGAGTTACCGAGCAAAACTTTTCCTATAACAGTAGAAAAATGGTCGGTGAATCAAAGAACATTATTGCTGAATTTGGTGACGTAACAAAGCCAACCATCATACTTGGCGCACATTATGATTCAACGGCAATGAAAACCGGGTCAATGGGCGCCACAGATAACGGCGCAGGTGTTGCGGCAATGTTAGCGATAGCCCAAGCATTGACCACAAAAATGCCAAATAATTATAGTATTCGCTTTATTGCCTTTGGCGCAGAAGAAATTGGTTTGCAAGGTTCAAACTATTACGTCAACGACTTATTAACCCATAACAAATTAGATAATATCGCAGCGATGATTAATTTTGACACCATTGCAGGTGGCGATAAGGTTTATGTACATAGCGCGCATACACAAGCTTATGATGATTGTAAAAGTGAAACTTATAACAGCGACACTTTTATGCGAAATGCCTTACTCAAGGCATCAATTAAAGTGTTAGGCGAACAAAACAAGTATGTTATTCATCCTGACTATGAAGGCTATCCTGAGGGTGTAACTGGCTCTTGGTCTGATCATGCTAGTTTTGCCTGTGCTGGTATTCCTATCGCGTATGTAGAATCAACCAACTTTTCAATTAATGGTCAGAATGGCTTTGATGGTTACTCTCAATCAACCGCAAAAAAATTGTGGACTTGTTATGATAAAAAGAATTCAACAGCTTGTGATAATAAAGCCGAGAAAAACTGGGGAAATATTTGGCATACTCAATTTGACCGTTTAGATAAACTTGATGAAATATTTCCGGGACGTGTTAAGCAGCAGCTTAATAATAATGTTGAGGTGCTAATTGAATTATTAGCTGATCCTGATAAATATTTACCTGCAAAGTAA
- a CDS encoding oxidoreductase-like domain-containing protein, with protein sequence MTELLEKPLPPADGECCDSACTPCVWDNFYAKRKEWRLQQVALKEKQAQDNESN encoded by the coding sequence ATGACTGAATTACTTGAAAAACCTTTACCACCTGCCGATGGTGAATGTTGTGACAGCGCATGTACACCATGTGTTTGGGACAATTTCTATGCAAAGCGTAAAGAATGGCGCCTACAACAAGTCGCACTAAAAGAAAAACAAGCCCAAGACAACGAGTCAAATTAA
- the accC gene encoding acetyl-CoA carboxylase biotin carboxylase subunit yields MLDKVVIANRGEIALRILRACKELGIKTVAVHSTADRNLKHVLLADETICIGKAPAPDSYLNIPAIITAAEVTNAVAIHPGYGFLAENADFAEQVEKSGFAFIGPKAESIRIMGDKVAAIKAMKIAGVPCVPGSDGPLNDDEAANKAHAKRIGYPIIVKAAGGGGGRGMRVVRSEEDLVDAIALTKREAGTIFKNDMVYMEKFLENPRHVEIQIMADGQGAAIHLGERDCSMQRRHQKVVEEAPAPGITPEMRAKIGERCCKACIDINYRGAGTFEFLYENGEFYFIEMNTRIQVEHPVTEMITGVDLIKEQLRVAAGQPLSYTQDDIKIAGHSIECRINAEDPRTFVPSPGKITRFHPPGGLGVRWDSHIYAEYTVPPNYDSMIGKLITWGDNRDVAIARMRNALAELVIDGIKTNIALHQNILNDKGFVNGGANIHYLEKKLAEAE; encoded by the coding sequence ATGTTAGATAAAGTTGTTATCGCCAATCGAGGCGAAATTGCACTAAGAATATTACGTGCATGTAAAGAACTCGGTATAAAAACTGTTGCTGTGCACTCTACGGCTGACAGAAACTTAAAACATGTTTTATTAGCCGATGAAACTATCTGTATTGGCAAAGCGCCTGCGCCTGACAGCTACCTTAATATTCCTGCCATAATAACGGCAGCTGAAGTCACTAACGCAGTAGCAATACATCCTGGCTATGGTTTTCTAGCTGAGAATGCTGATTTTGCAGAGCAGGTTGAAAAGTCAGGCTTTGCCTTTATCGGTCCAAAAGCTGAAAGCATCCGTATTATGGGTGATAAAGTTGCGGCAATTAAAGCAATGAAAATAGCGGGGGTTCCTTGTGTTCCAGGGTCAGATGGCCCGCTTAATGATGATGAAGCGGCCAATAAAGCTCATGCTAAACGTATTGGCTACCCGATTATTGTTAAAGCGGCTGGTGGCGGTGGTGGTCGTGGTATGCGTGTTGTGCGCAGCGAAGAAGATTTAGTCGACGCGATTGCATTAACCAAAAGAGAAGCCGGTACTATTTTCAAAAATGATATGGTTTACATGGAAAAATTCCTTGAAAACCCTCGTCATGTTGAAATTCAAATAATGGCTGATGGTCAAGGTGCTGCAATTCACTTAGGTGAACGAGATTGTTCTATGCAGCGTCGTCATCAAAAAGTGGTTGAAGAAGCTCCAGCACCAGGTATTACTCCAGAAATGCGCGCTAAAATTGGTGAGCGTTGTTGTAAAGCTTGTATTGATATTAATTATCGTGGCGCCGGTACTTTTGAATTTTTATACGAAAACGGTGAATTCTACTTCATTGAAATGAATACCCGTATTCAAGTTGAGCATCCAGTTACTGAAATGATCACCGGTGTTGATTTGATCAAAGAGCAATTACGTGTTGCTGCTGGTCAACCATTATCTTATACCCAAGATGATATCAAAATCGCTGGCCATTCAATTGAATGTCGTATTAATGCTGAAGACCCACGTACTTTTGTTCCTTCACCGGGCAAAATAACTCGTTTTCATCCTCCAGGAGGATTGGGTGTTCGTTGGGATTCTCATATCTACGCTGAGTATACGGTACCACCAAATTATGACTCTATGATCGGCAAACTGATCACTTGGGGTGATAACAGAGATGTTGCAATCGCACGTATGCGCAATGCCTTAGCCGAATTAGTGATTGACGGTATTAAAACCAACATTGCCTTACATCAAAATATTTTAAATGATAAAGGTTTTGTAAATGGCGGTGCCAACATCCACTATCTAGAAAAGAAATTAGCTGAAGCTGAATAA
- a CDS encoding oxidoreductase-like domain-containing protein yields the protein MTELLKEPSLPADDDCCGGGACCPCVWDHYYSEYEKWRLQQTELQAKEQAVNAEQP from the coding sequence ATGACTGAATTACTTAAAGAACCTTCCCTTCCCGCCGACGATGACTGTTGCGGCGGCGGTGCTTGTTGCCCTTGTGTATGGGACCACTACTATAGCGAATACGAAAAGTGGCGTTTACAGCAGACTGAATTACAAGCTAAAGAGCAAGCAGTAAACGCTGAACAACCTTAG
- a CDS encoding aminotransferase-like domain-containing protein, translated as MRLLDKSSSEFLYQQVIDFVEDQEKSGAIRAGDKLPSLRKLSRQFEISIPTVKQAYIELERQGSISARPQSGYYLKAKQARTLKPMRSLWASCQPVEISCRSIIEQVYEAVHLPDTVALGISNPVNAHPPDKALARLMRSVLSKNAEKAVSYGPVNGDPKLRLNLAFRYHEQGVAINHDDIIITSGAQEALSIALQCVAERGDIIAVESPCFFGLIELIESLGMKALEVYTCTEEGICVEELAKVIEQHPVKACLFSTAISNPLGSMMTNQQRQNMVSLLEKHDIPLIEDEVYSDLYFSKDRPVPAQLYSKKGLVLTCSSFSKTAAPGYRVGWLLPGKYEEAAKRIKRAQSCSTPMLQQWTLTDYLMSGEYDRHLQVLRKTLRYNCERMRALIASHFPKEVCISQPQGGSVLWIRCRSHVDTSKFFTQAIAKGVSFAPGEIFSPTGQYKNFMRISYGVKWCEKIDKAIADLGKLVYDYPEKS; from the coding sequence ATGCGACTTTTAGATAAATCTTCTTCAGAATTTTTATATCAGCAAGTCATTGACTTTGTTGAAGACCAAGAAAAAAGTGGTGCAATAAGAGCGGGAGACAAACTACCTAGCCTACGTAAACTCAGTAGACAATTTGAGATAAGTATACCGACAGTTAAACAAGCGTATATTGAACTAGAGCGTCAGGGTAGTATTTCTGCAAGGCCACAATCAGGCTATTATTTAAAAGCTAAGCAAGCACGAACCTTAAAACCTATGCGGTCATTATGGGCAAGTTGTCAGCCCGTTGAAATCTCATGTCGAAGCATAATAGAACAAGTTTATGAAGCTGTTCATTTACCCGATACTGTCGCATTGGGTATTTCTAACCCGGTCAATGCACACCCACCAGATAAAGCCTTAGCACGATTAATGCGTTCGGTATTGAGTAAGAATGCTGAAAAAGCGGTTAGTTACGGACCGGTAAATGGTGATCCAAAACTGCGTTTAAACCTTGCTTTTCGTTATCATGAGCAAGGCGTAGCGATTAATCATGACGATATAATTATCACTAGTGGTGCCCAAGAAGCACTCTCAATTGCCTTACAGTGTGTCGCAGAACGTGGTGATATTATCGCTGTAGAATCACCGTGTTTCTTTGGTTTGATTGAATTAATTGAAAGTTTGGGTATGAAAGCTCTGGAAGTTTATACCTGCACTGAAGAGGGGATTTGTGTTGAAGAACTGGCTAAAGTTATTGAGCAACATCCGGTAAAAGCGTGTTTGTTTTCTACCGCTATCTCTAACCCACTTGGCTCCATGATGACTAATCAACAGCGCCAGAATATGGTCAGTTTATTAGAAAAACATGATATTCCACTTATCGAAGATGAAGTTTACAGTGACTTATATTTTAGCAAAGATAGACCAGTACCCGCACAGCTTTACTCCAAAAAAGGCCTAGTGCTAACCTGCTCGTCTTTTTCAAAAACGGCTGCACCGGGTTATCGAGTCGGTTGGCTATTACCGGGCAAATATGAAGAAGCAGCAAAGCGTATTAAACGCGCCCAGTCTTGCTCTACACCGATGTTACAGCAATGGACATTAACCGATTATTTGATGAGTGGTGAGTATGATCGTCACTTACAAGTGTTAAGAAAAACCTTACGTTATAACTGCGAGCGGATGCGCGCCTTAATCGCTAGTCATTTTCCAAAAGAAGTCTGCATTTCACAGCCACAAGGAGGTAGTGTCTTATGGATACGTTGCCGTTCTCATGTTGATACTAGCAAATTTTTTACTCAGGCTATTGCTAAGGGGGTGAGTTTTGCTCCCGGTGAAATATTTTCCCCAACTGGGCAATATAAAAATTTTATGCGCATTAGTTATGGGGTGAAATGGTGTGAAAAAATAGACAAAGCGATTGCTGACCTTGGCAAACTTGTTTACGACTACCCGGAAAAATCATGA
- a CDS encoding substrate-binding periplasmic protein, giving the protein MLNNSWGQLLILALSLLMTTSAACQKINNNHYLPIVTLKFDPSGSNAWYPYYINTGEKRGIVVDAVAIILATANISGKEIILPPKRTNLSLKNGLVDFDLINPDWLSKEQQSDDYVFSDSVIPIKEHIIYLAGTVLPENLGEDQQLTDQDIGTVRGYYYHNDNLFNRLDYPSEKELIKALFRKRITFAISGDKPAQYWAKILSVPIILGPVHSDGYLKIRLRKELKYLLPQINDAIQRLKIDGSLENIIKAYI; this is encoded by the coding sequence ATGTTAAATAACTCATGGGGTCAATTGTTAATACTAGCGCTATCGTTACTTATGACGACGAGTGCCGCTTGCCAAAAAATAAATAATAATCATTATTTACCCATAGTAACGTTAAAGTTTGACCCTTCTGGCTCAAATGCTTGGTATCCCTATTATATTAATACTGGTGAAAAACGTGGCATTGTCGTTGACGCCGTAGCCATAATACTCGCCACTGCCAATATAAGTGGTAAGGAAATAATTTTACCGCCAAAACGCACCAATTTATCATTAAAAAATGGTCTCGTTGATTTTGATTTAATTAATCCTGATTGGTTATCTAAAGAGCAACAGTCTGACGACTATGTCTTTAGCGATAGCGTGATCCCAATTAAAGAGCATATTATCTATTTGGCCGGTACCGTTCTTCCTGAAAACTTAGGGGAAGACCAACAATTAACCGACCAAGATATAGGTACGGTTCGAGGTTACTATTATCACAATGATAATTTATTTAATCGCCTAGATTACCCTTCAGAAAAAGAGTTAATAAAAGCACTTTTTAGAAAAAGGATCACCTTTGCTATTAGTGGTGATAAACCAGCACAATATTGGGCAAAAATATTATCAGTACCCATTATTTTAGGCCCAGTCCATTCTGATGGTTACTTAAAAATTAGACTAAGAAAAGAGCTAAAATATCTTTTACCCCAAATCAATGATGCCATTCAACGATTAAAAATAGATGGTAGTCTCGAAAATATTATAAAAGCTTATATATAA
- the aroQ gene encoding type II 3-dehydroquinate dehydratase — translation MTTKFKVLVINGPNLNMLGKREPEIYGAQSLTHIIDDLTLQALPLRIELSHLQSNAEHLLIEKIHQAHNEIDFIVINPAAFTHTSIAIRDALLSVDIPYIEVHLSNVHARESFRHHSYLSDKAIGVICGLGADGYKYALASAYTWLTDHKS, via the coding sequence ATGACTACAAAGTTTAAAGTTTTAGTGATAAATGGCCCTAACTTAAATATGTTAGGTAAACGCGAGCCTGAAATTTATGGTGCGCAATCATTAACCCATATTATTGACGATTTAACATTGCAAGCTTTACCACTGAGAATTGAATTAAGCCATTTGCAATCAAATGCTGAACACCTGCTGATAGAAAAAATACATCAAGCTCATAATGAAATAGACTTTATTGTCATCAATCCGGCCGCATTTACCCATACTAGTATAGCGATACGTGACGCACTTCTTTCTGTAGACATTCCATATATTGAAGTTCATCTTTCAAATGTCCATGCTAGAGAGTCGTTTAGACATCATTCGTATCTATCAGACAAAGCTATTGGTGTTATTTGCGGCTTAGGTGCCGATGGTTATAAATATGCGTTAGCGTCGGCTTATACTTGGTTGACTGACCATAAAAGTTAA
- a CDS encoding DMT family transporter, translated as MNNTLLYVITVLIWGTTWIAINYQLGDVPAEASIVYRFGLAALLLFAYCRFKKLSLAFNKKQHLQFLFFGLMLFGCNYYFLYSAQQHINSALASIAFSMIMFFNVVNARIWFNTKITQQTYLGAFLGLTGIVVLFWPQINDTELGAETLLGLSLCFVGTLFASTGNMVSMKNKLMNLPMMQANAWGMFYGSIFMTILLLIQGKSFSFSYTLPYISSLIYLSVFGSIIAFASYLTLLNNIGAHKASYASVMFPAVAVVISTIFEGFSWNIYTVIGLLVIVAGNIVVLTKPKKKNIIIIP; from the coding sequence ATGAACAACACACTATTATATGTGATCACCGTACTTATCTGGGGAACAACTTGGATCGCCATTAATTATCAATTAGGTGATGTTCCCGCCGAAGCATCTATTGTTTATCGTTTTGGCTTAGCAGCACTTCTGCTATTTGCTTATTGTCGTTTTAAAAAGCTCTCTCTTGCCTTTAACAAAAAACAGCACCTACAATTTTTGTTCTTTGGTTTGATGTTATTTGGCTGTAATTACTATTTTTTATATTCAGCTCAACAGCATATAAATTCTGCGCTTGCCTCAATCGCTTTTTCAATGATTATGTTTTTCAATGTGGTCAATGCCCGCATTTGGTTTAACACTAAAATTACTCAACAAACTTATCTAGGCGCTTTTCTTGGTTTAACCGGTATTGTGGTTTTATTCTGGCCACAAATTAACGATACCGAGTTAGGCGCAGAAACATTACTAGGTTTATCACTTTGCTTCGTTGGAACATTGTTCGCATCAACGGGCAATATGGTCTCAATGAAAAATAAACTTATGAATTTACCTATGATGCAAGCCAATGCTTGGGGCATGTTTTATGGCTCAATATTTATGACTATATTGCTATTAATACAAGGAAAATCATTTAGTTTTTCATATACCTTACCCTATATTAGTTCGCTAATTTACCTATCGGTTTTCGGTTCTATTATTGCCTTTGCCAGTTACTTAACACTTTTAAATAACATCGGAGCCCATAAGGCCTCATATGCAAGCGTGATGTTCCCTGCTGTTGCCGTCGTTATCTCAACGATATTTGAAGGTTTTAGCTGGAATATTTATACTGTCATTGGCTTATTAGTTATTGTCGCTGGGAATATTGTTGTGTTAACTAAACCAAAAAAGAAAAATATAATAATAATACCATAA
- a CDS encoding multidrug effflux MFS transporter: MRNLKISEQTELSLKLLLPLLAAIIAISPLAIDMYLPAMPILAEHLSTDMPMVQNSLSIYLLGYALGLLFFGPQADKHSRRKLVMLGISGFIVMSIAITFVTSIEQFLSLRFFQAFISSAATVVVPGTIKERYGKDTAKGFSYVSMIMMIAPMIAPAIGSVLLLHSWQLIFLSLAAYSFIILLLVYRFLPEVKREKNLAPVSFLQRYKIVLSNKKSQLNIVTSMVISLAFFAYITAIPFVYLTVFKVSEFEFSLLFAVNVLALMTAHFINTRLVSRKGSFKMLTYGLIVALCFSSLLVVVNFLQLPLMYTAVAVLPLMGSLSMIAVNADALIMQEFTRESGTASAVIGTLRFGIGALAGPILAYFYDGSALPFALLMWCSIIVVLLCQLPNMTKNIGIKD, translated from the coding sequence ATGAGAAACCTAAAAATTAGTGAACAAACAGAGCTTTCATTAAAATTATTATTACCCTTATTAGCAGCCATTATTGCTATTTCACCATTGGCAATCGACATGTATTTGCCGGCAATGCCAATACTGGCAGAGCATTTGTCAACCGATATGCCAATGGTACAAAATAGCCTGAGTATTTATTTGCTAGGCTATGCTTTAGGTCTGTTATTTTTTGGCCCACAAGCGGATAAACACAGCAGAAGAAAATTAGTGATGCTAGGTATCTCAGGTTTTATCGTGATGAGTATAGCGATAACGTTTGTCACGAGTATTGAACAGTTTTTATCCTTACGATTTTTTCAGGCATTTATTAGTAGTGCGGCAACGGTTGTTGTGCCGGGAACAATAAAAGAGCGATATGGCAAAGATACCGCCAAAGGGTTTTCTTATGTATCTATGATTATGATGATAGCGCCTATGATAGCGCCCGCTATTGGCTCAGTGTTACTGCTGCATAGTTGGCAGCTTATATTTTTAAGTTTAGCGGCCTACAGCTTTATTATTTTACTCTTAGTATATCGATTTTTACCTGAAGTAAAGCGTGAGAAAAATTTAGCACCGGTTAGTTTTTTGCAACGCTATAAAATTGTCTTATCTAATAAAAAGTCACAACTAAATATTGTTACGTCTATGGTTATTTCATTAGCTTTTTTTGCTTATATTACCGCTATCCCTTTTGTCTATCTCACGGTTTTTAAGGTCTCGGAATTTGAATTTAGCCTACTATTTGCCGTTAATGTTTTGGCGCTAATGACCGCCCATTTTATTAATACCCGCTTAGTTAGTCGTAAGGGGTCATTTAAAATGTTGACCTACGGTTTAATCGTTGCGTTATGTTTTTCTTCATTGTTGGTGGTGGTAAACTTTTTGCAGCTACCATTAATGTACACGGCAGTTGCTGTATTGCCGTTGATGGGCAGTTTATCGATGATAGCGGTCAATGCTGATGCACTTATTATGCAAGAATTTACCCGGGAATCAGGTACGGCTAGTGCGGTAATAGGTACCCTTCGCTTTGGCATTGGCGCATTAGCGGGACCAATATTAGCGTATTTTTATGATGGTAGTGCTTTACCATTTGCATTATTGATGTGGTGCTCGATAATAGTTGTTTTATTATGTCAGTTACCTAATATGACCAAGAATATAGGAATAAAGGATTAA
- the elbB gene encoding isoprenoid biosynthesis glyoxalase ElbB, with the protein MKKIAIILSGCGVYDGSEIHESVLTLLAIEQQGASYRCFAPNINQHHVINHLTGAVSEDETRNVLIESARIARGDIEDITELYHEEFDALIFPGGFGAAKNLCGFALDAENYQINAEVLAAAQHFIKADKPLGFMCIAPAMIPLIYGEDVQATIGKDRDIAESLIKRGLAHVDCEVGDIIVDGKRKLVSTPAYMLATSLVEAASGINKLVKKVIALS; encoded by the coding sequence ATGAAAAAAATAGCGATTATTTTATCTGGCTGTGGCGTTTATGACGGCAGTGAAATACATGAAAGTGTTTTAACGTTATTAGCGATTGAACAGCAGGGAGCAAGCTATCGTTGTTTTGCACCAAACATTAATCAACATCATGTGATTAACCATTTAACTGGTGCGGTTAGTGAAGATGAAACACGTAATGTTTTGATTGAATCTGCGCGTATTGCCCGTGGTGACATTGAAGACATTACTGAGCTCTACCATGAAGAATTTGATGCGCTCATTTTTCCAGGTGGCTTTGGCGCGGCAAAGAACCTATGTGGCTTCGCGCTTGATGCAGAAAACTATCAAATAAATGCTGAAGTACTTGCTGCTGCTCAACACTTTATTAAAGCAGATAAACCGCTTGGCTTTATGTGTATTGCTCCGGCAATGATCCCGCTTATTTACGGTGAGGATGTTCAAGCAACGATTGGTAAAGACCGTGATATCGCGGAATCGTTAATAAAGCGTGGTTTAGCACACGTTGATTGTGAAGTGGGCGATATTATTGTTGACGGAAAACGAAAACTTGTTTCAACACCGGCCTACATGCTAGCGACATCACTTGTTGAGGCGGCCAGTGGTATTAATAAATTAGTGAAAAAAGTGATTGCCTTGAGCTAA
- the accB gene encoding acetyl-CoA carboxylase biotin carboxyl carrier protein, which produces MDIRKIKKLIELVQESGINELEISEGEESVRICRGGTMVQASPMMHSAPAPSAAPIAAPVATETAPAVISGHVVRSPMVGTFYASASPDSPAFVEVGKHVNAGDTLCILEAMKMMNQIEADKSGVIKEILAGNEDAIEFDQPLFIIE; this is translated from the coding sequence ATGGATATTCGTAAAATAAAAAAATTAATTGAATTAGTACAAGAATCAGGGATTAACGAATTAGAAATTTCTGAAGGTGAAGAATCAGTACGTATTTGTCGTGGCGGTACTATGGTACAAGCTTCTCCAATGATGCACTCTGCTCCTGCTCCTTCTGCTGCTCCTATTGCCGCACCTGTAGCCACTGAAACTGCTCCTGCTGTTATTTCAGGTCACGTTGTTCGTTCGCCAATGGTTGGTACTTTCTACGCTTCAGCATCACCTGATTCACCTGCATTTGTCGAAGTAGGCAAGCATGTAAATGCTGGTGATACTTTATGTATTCTTGAGGCAATGAAAATGATGAACCAAATTGAAGCTGATAAGTCTGGTGTTATTAAAGAAATTCTAGCAGGTAATGAAGACGCTATAGAATTTGACCAGCCGCTATTCATCATTGAATAA